Proteins from a genomic interval of Desulfofustis limnaeus:
- the serC gene encoding 3-phosphoserine/phosphohydroxythreonine transaminase, whose protein sequence is MTDRAFNFNAGPGTLPVPALQQAARDILDYQGLGLGIMEMSHRSKEFMAIAEQTESLFRELLGIPNNYRILFLQGGASSQFFMVPMNLLAPGTTACYLNTGTWSAKAIKEARRFGTVDVPFSGEADNFRRLPEPTDYTVAHGCQYLYLVSNNTIFGTQFSSFPETDVMLVADMSSDILSRRIPVERFGLIFAGAQKNLGPAGVTIVIVRDDLLDRVADSVPTMLRYKTHADKQSMYNTPPCFAVYLVGEVLKWVKAQGGVEAIEQRNEEKARLIYEMIDSGDYYRGHAEPSSRSRMNVAFNLPTAELEAKFVAAAAKQKMIGLKGHRSVGGCRASIYNAFPVEGVRHLVAFMQRFERENPA, encoded by the coding sequence ATGACAGACAGAGCCTTCAATTTCAACGCCGGTCCCGGCACCCTCCCCGTGCCTGCCTTGCAGCAAGCCGCCCGGGATATCCTCGATTACCAGGGGCTGGGGCTCGGTATCATGGAGATGAGTCATCGATCCAAGGAATTCATGGCAATTGCCGAGCAGACGGAGTCGTTGTTTCGGGAATTGCTCGGTATTCCGAACAACTATCGGATCCTGTTCCTGCAAGGCGGCGCCTCCAGCCAGTTTTTCATGGTACCGATGAACCTGCTCGCTCCCGGGACCACCGCCTGCTACCTCAACACCGGAACCTGGTCCGCCAAGGCTATCAAGGAAGCACGTCGATTCGGCACCGTAGACGTCCCCTTCAGCGGTGAAGCGGACAACTTCCGTCGGCTTCCCGAACCGACCGACTACACCGTTGCCCATGGCTGTCAATATCTTTACCTGGTGTCGAACAACACCATTTTCGGTACCCAGTTCTCCTCATTTCCGGAAACGGACGTGATGCTGGTGGCCGACATGTCCTCGGATATTCTTTCCCGCCGCATCCCCGTTGAGCGCTTCGGTCTGATCTTTGCCGGCGCTCAGAAAAACCTTGGTCCGGCCGGCGTAACCATCGTCATCGTCCGTGACGACCTGCTCGACCGGGTTGCTGACTCGGTGCCGACCATGCTTCGTTACAAAACCCACGCAGACAAGCAATCCATGTATAACACCCCGCCCTGTTTCGCCGTCTACCTGGTGGGAGAAGTGCTCAAATGGGTCAAGGCTCAGGGAGGGGTCGAGGCGATTGAACAACGTAACGAGGAAAAAGCCCGACTGATCTACGAGATGATCGACAGCGGCGATTATTATCGGGGACATGCCGAACCCTCGTCCCGTTCCCGAATGAACGTCGCCTTCAATCTGCCGACAGCCGAACTGGAAGCCAAATTTGTCGCTGCTGCGGCCAAACAGAAAATGATCGGCCTGAAGGGGCATCGATCCGTCGGCGGCTGTCGCGCCTCCATCTACAATGCGTTTCCGGTGGAAGGCGTCCGGCATCTGGTGGCTTTCATGCAGCGCTTTGAACGGGAAAACCCGGCCTGA
- a CDS encoding radical SAM protein, whose translation MHYEGIVIRPPSEANSIILQVCVGCPHNRCTFCGAYREVRFRVKSEAEIDADLDFAARYCHKQHRVFLADGDALHLPQHYLEQLLKRITQRLSWVNRVSLYASARSIRTKSDEDLQRLRQLGLDRVYLGLESGDDAVLAAVAKGETARSLEESGRRVVAAGLFLSATIILGLAGVAGSARHAQLTAELVNRMRPHQLAALTLLLLDNTPLGRAAAAGRFHLPNAPAMLQELQALLAALEVERMQFMANHASNYLPLSGRLPRDKEKLLTMIRAALDGSVQLVPEHRRAL comes from the coding sequence ATGCACTATGAAGGCATCGTTATCCGCCCGCCAAGCGAGGCCAACTCGATCATTCTGCAGGTGTGCGTCGGCTGTCCCCACAACCGCTGCACCTTCTGCGGCGCTTATCGCGAGGTGCGCTTCCGGGTCAAAAGCGAGGCGGAAATCGATGCCGACCTGGACTTTGCCGCACGTTACTGCCATAAACAGCACCGCGTCTTTCTTGCCGATGGCGATGCCCTCCATCTGCCGCAGCACTATCTGGAACAGCTCCTGAAGAGGATCACGCAGCGTTTGTCCTGGGTGAACCGGGTGTCGCTTTATGCCAGCGCCCGGTCGATCCGCACCAAGAGCGACGAAGATTTGCAGCGTCTCCGACAGCTCGGCCTTGATCGGGTGTACCTCGGGCTCGAAAGCGGTGACGACGCGGTGCTGGCCGCCGTCGCCAAAGGGGAGACGGCACGTTCCCTGGAAGAATCAGGCCGCCGGGTGGTGGCTGCCGGGCTGTTTCTCTCCGCCACCATTATTCTTGGCCTGGCCGGTGTCGCCGGGTCAGCCAGGCATGCGCAGTTGACCGCGGAGCTGGTGAATCGAATGCGTCCCCATCAGCTCGCCGCCCTCACCCTGCTGCTTCTCGACAACACCCCACTGGGCCGGGCCGCCGCTGCCGGCAGGTTCCACCTGCCGAACGCCCCAGCCATGCTCCAGGAGCTGCAAGCGCTGCTCGCCGCCCTCGAGGTTGAACGAATGCAGTTCATGGCCAATCATGCCTCTAATTATCTGCCCTTGTCCGGTCGCTTGCCCCGTGATAAAGAGAAGCTCCTGACCATGATCCGGGCGGCACTGGACGGCTCCGTCCAACTTGTCCCCGAACACCGCCGGGCTCTTTAA
- the rlmN gene encoding 23S rRNA (adenine(2503)-C(2))-methyltransferase RlmN, whose product MKIDVKNLDRTGLERFAVSLGQPAFRGRQIMAWLYRPGITDFSQMTDLAKSFRQLLPEHATISQFTRQVIEKSTDGTVKFGFSLVDNTIIESVLIPEDDRNTLCISCQVGCAMGCTFCRTGSLGFNRNLTPSEIVNQVCSVRDFLLAQPEDSWPWPRQVTNLVFMGMGEPLNNFDHLLTSLAILTDQKGLDLASRRITVSTCGIVPKMRELGEKTNVNLAISLHAVDNETRNRLMPVNRRYPLEQLLEACRTYPMRKRKRIMFEYLLLDGVNDSDAEARKLAKMLRSIPCKINLLAFNECPGIPYGPSPPERILAFQEILRAAHYSVFIRSSRGGDISAACGQLAGSTGKDYER is encoded by the coding sequence ATGAAGATAGACGTCAAGAACCTTGACCGGACAGGTCTCGAACGTTTCGCCGTATCACTCGGTCAGCCGGCCTTTCGCGGCCGGCAGATTATGGCCTGGCTCTACCGTCCCGGCATTACCGATTTTTCACAGATGACCGACCTGGCGAAATCCTTCCGTCAGCTGCTCCCCGAACATGCCACGATCTCACAGTTCACCCGCCAGGTCATTGAAAAATCGACGGATGGGACGGTGAAATTCGGCTTTTCCCTCGTCGACAACACGATCATCGAGTCGGTGCTGATTCCCGAAGACGACCGCAACACTCTGTGCATTTCCTGCCAGGTCGGCTGTGCCATGGGGTGCACGTTTTGCCGCACGGGCAGTTTGGGCTTCAACCGCAACCTGACACCGTCGGAGATCGTCAACCAGGTCTGCAGTGTTCGCGATTTCCTGCTTGCTCAACCGGAGGACAGCTGGCCGTGGCCGCGTCAGGTCACCAACTTGGTATTCATGGGGATGGGTGAACCGTTGAACAATTTCGACCATCTGCTCACGTCCCTGGCGATTTTGACGGATCAGAAAGGGCTGGACCTGGCCAGCCGAAGAATTACCGTCTCAACCTGCGGAATTGTGCCGAAAATGCGTGAACTGGGCGAGAAAACCAACGTCAATCTGGCCATTTCCCTGCACGCGGTGGATAACGAGACGCGCAACCGGCTGATGCCGGTCAACCGGCGCTACCCGCTCGAGCAACTCCTCGAGGCCTGCCGGACCTACCCGATGCGCAAACGAAAGCGGATCATGTTCGAGTACCTCCTGCTCGACGGGGTCAACGACAGTGACGCCGAGGCCCGAAAGCTAGCCAAGATGTTACGCTCCATCCCCTGCAAGATAAACCTGCTGGCTTTCAACGAGTGTCCCGGGATACCGTATGGCCCCTCACCTCCCGAACGGATCCTGGCCTTCCAGGAGATCCTGCGGGCGGCTCACTACTCGGTATTCATCAGGAGCAGCAGGGGCGGCGATATCTCCGCGGCCTGCGGTCAATTGGCCGGCTCCACGGGAAAAGACTATGAACGATGA